The genomic DNA CAGTTGGCGGGAGTCGGCGCAGATCGGCTGCGGTATGATCGCGCGCGGCGAAGTGGCGCTCGTCGTGTGCAAAAAGGGTATCGAGGGCGGATTGTTTGCGGGCACCGCGATCGACCCCGTCATGCCCGTCATCATGCTGGTCATCATCTCTTCGCTGCTGTGTCCCATCTTTCTCAAATTGCTATTCAAAAATGACAAAGGGCTGCCCCTTTCCGCGGGCGGCGGACCTTTGCCCGAACCGCTTCCTCAAACGGAAACAAAAGCGACGGTTTAAAACCGTCGCTTTTTTCTTTATAACAGGCTTTCCAGCGTACGCACCACGCCGTAGTCTTTGTTGGAAGGAATGGTGTGCGGAAACGCCTCTTTCATCTTATAAAATGCGTTTTCGGGCACGCGCGGATGACCGCAAGCCTGTAACATTTCAAAGTCGTTCATATGGTCGCCGAACGCCATGCACTCGTCGGGTGAGATGCCCAGTTTCTTTAAAACGACGGAGAGCGCGGCGCCCTTGTTTACGCTTTTTTCGGAAACGTCCAGCCAGTCCATGCCCGACTGAATGACGCGGAGATCGGGCAGAAGTTCCGGAAGGACGCGTATCCCGTTCTTTTCCGCGCCGAGCGCGTCATAGACGGCGATCTTGCAGATGGGAACGCTCTTTGCGACCGTCCGTAAATCTGCCTGCGCCGTGTGCGTGTACGAGGCGTTCACGTAACTTTCGAAAGGCTGTTTCAAATCCTCGTAATAGGCGCAGTCGGGCGCGCACAACAGGGGAAACAATCCCTCGCTGCCGTGCACCGCTTGCAGCGTCTTTTCGACTTTTTCGGGAGGCACCGCGTTGCAGAAGAGCAGTTCGCCCCGCATCCAGCCGAGGCCGCCGTTCTCCGCGATGATGACGATATCGTCGGCGACGGGTGCGAAAAAGTCGATCAGATTCTGTAACTGGCGGCCGCTTGCGGCGCCGAATACGATCCCTTTTTCTTTGAGTTTTCTGATGATCTCGAACGTATTTTCCGGCAGGCGCCTTTCGGGCGTGAGCAGCGTTCCGTCGAGGTCGG from Candidatus Borkfalkia ceftriaxoniphila includes the following:
- a CDS encoding HAD family hydrolase, whose translation is MIRLAVSDLDGTLLTPERRLPENTFEIIRKLKEKGIVFGAASGRQLQNLIDFFAPVADDIVIIAENGGLGWMRGELLFCNAVPPEKVEKTLQAVHGSEGLFPLLCAPDCAYYEDLKQPFESYVNASYTHTAQADLRTVAKSVPICKIAVYDALGAEKNGIRVLPELLPDLRVIQSGMDWLDVSEKSVNKGAALSVVLKKLGISPDECMAFGDHMNDFEMLQACGHPRVPENAFYKMKEAFPHTIPSNKDYGVVRTLESLL